A DNA window from Actinokineospora baliensis contains the following coding sequences:
- a CDS encoding PLP-dependent cysteine synthase family protein, whose product MTALVGRTPLVRLRRVVRGAPAAVLVKVEAANPAGSSKDRAALSMVRAAEASGALAPGGVIFEGSSGNTGIALAMIGAALGYRVVVVVPDRSSQEKLALLRAYGAEVVVTPALLPAEHPDQVRALAARLAAETPGGWYAGQYDNPANVDAHYSTTGPEIWAQTEGRVTHLVAGIGTGGTLTGAGRYLREVSGDRVQVVGADPESSVFGGGSGRPHLVEATGRFVHPQTRADVWPRSFDPAVTTGMRRVPDRAAIMTTRALAREEGLLVGASGGLAVAAAVALAHTLGPDDVVVAVAPDSGRSYLSKYFDDEWVSQRGFGPDGGPAPAVAPASETIAHTTTVEQARVALGQGHALPVVLRQADQGEPVAVAQIIGSVSLDGLRAAAPEELVADHLGPALPLAGAHEPVSAVRERLAQAHDAVVVTHDGLVVAVLPVSELDSRAEVIGDLVP is encoded by the coding sequence GTGACCGCGCTGGTCGGGCGGACACCGCTGGTGCGGCTGCGGCGGGTTGTCCGCGGCGCCCCGGCCGCGGTGCTGGTCAAGGTCGAGGCGGCGAACCCGGCAGGCAGTTCCAAGGACCGGGCCGCGCTGTCGATGGTCCGGGCGGCGGAGGCCTCCGGGGCGCTGGCGCCGGGTGGGGTGATCTTCGAGGGGAGCTCGGGCAACACCGGTATCGCGCTGGCGATGATCGGCGCCGCGCTGGGTTACCGGGTGGTCGTCGTCGTGCCGGACCGCAGCAGCCAGGAGAAGTTGGCGCTGCTGCGCGCCTACGGTGCCGAGGTCGTGGTCACCCCGGCGCTGCTGCCCGCGGAGCACCCCGACCAGGTGCGCGCGCTCGCGGCCCGGCTCGCCGCCGAGACCCCCGGCGGGTGGTACGCCGGTCAGTACGACAACCCGGCGAACGTCGACGCGCACTACAGCACCACCGGGCCCGAGATCTGGGCGCAGACCGAAGGCCGGGTGACGCACCTGGTCGCCGGGATCGGCACCGGCGGCACCCTCACCGGCGCCGGGCGCTACCTGCGCGAGGTCTCCGGCGACCGGGTCCAGGTGGTGGGCGCGGACCCGGAGAGCTCGGTCTTCGGCGGCGGCTCCGGCCGCCCGCACCTGGTCGAGGCGACCGGCCGCTTCGTGCACCCGCAGACCCGCGCCGACGTCTGGCCGCGCTCCTTCGACCCGGCGGTGACCACGGGCATGCGCCGGGTCCCGGACCGGGCGGCGATCATGACGACCCGGGCACTGGCCAGGGAGGAGGGCCTGCTCGTCGGTGCCTCCGGCGGGCTGGCGGTGGCGGCCGCCGTGGCCCTGGCGCACACCCTGGGTCCCGACGACGTGGTGGTCGCCGTCGCGCCCGACTCGGGCCGCTCCTACCTCAGCAAGTACTTCGACGACGAGTGGGTGAGCCAACGCGGTTTCGGGCCCGACGGTGGCCCCGCCCCCGCGGTAGCGCCCGCGAGCGAGACGATCGCGCACACGACGACCGTCGAGCAGGCCAGGGTCGCGCTCGGGCAAGGCCACGCGCTGCCGGTGGTGCTGCGCCAGGCCGACCAGGGGGAGCCGGTCGCCGTCGCCCAGATCATCGGCTCGGTGTCGCTCGACGGCCTGCGCGCTGCCGCGCCCGAGGAGTTGGTGGCCGACCACCTGGGCCCCGCGCTGCCGTTGGCCGGCGCGCACGAACCGGTGTCGGCGGTGCGCGAAAGGCTCGCCCAGGCCCACGACGCGGTGGTGGTCACCCACGACGGGCTGGTGGTGGCGGTGCTGCCGGTGTCCGAACTGGACAGTCGAGCCGAGGTGATCGGGGACCTCGTCCCGTAG